The Pseudomonas multiresinivorans DNA window CAGCACTTCGGCGATGCGCGCATCCCACTGAGCCTGCGACCCCAGCCAGGCGGAGGTGTTCGCCAGCACCAACCGTTCGATGCGTTGCGGCGCGTTCAACGCCAGCCATTGGCCGACGAAGCCACCGAGCGACAAGCCGAGAAAATGCGCACGTTGCACACCCAGTGCGTCCAGCAATTCGATGACGTCTTCGCCCAGCTGCGCCAGCGAATACGGCCCCGGCGGCACGCTGGAAGCACCATGGCCGCGAGCGTCGTAACGCAGCACGCGGAAGTGCTCGCTCAGCGCGGCAATCTGGCCGTCCCACATGTGCAGGTCGGTGCCGATGGAGTTGGACAGCACCAGCAACGGCAAGCCGGCGGAGCCATCCAGGCGGTAGGCAATACGCGCGTTGTCGCGGGTCGTCAGGTAATGCAGCGGGCTCATGGGAGCGTCTCCGTCAGTGAAGGTGCAGACGAAGGTAGTTGCCGCGGCATTCCGAAGAAATTACAAAGATCTGACCAAGACTGTCAGGAAAGCTGACATGCACGATTTCACCCTGCACGACCTGCAATGCTTCGACGCGGTGGCCACGGCGGGCGGCTTCCAGGCGGCGGCGCAGCAACTGCACCGTTCGCACCCCGCGGTGTTCGCCGCCGTCGCCCGGCTGGAGCGGCAGCTCGGTTTCGCGCTGCTGGATCGCAGCGGCTACCGCGTCACCCTGACCGCCTCCGGCCAATCCTTCCATCGCCGCGCCCAGGGCTTGTTGCGCGAGCTGGGCAGCCTGCGCGACCACGCCACGCACCTGGCCGCCGGAGAGGAAAGCGAATTGCGCGTGGTGCTCGGCGACTTCTGCCCGCGCCCTACCCTGCTGGAGCGATTGGCGCGTTTCTTCTCCGGTGAACCGCAGACACGGCTGCAGCTGTACTTCGAAAGCGTCAGCGGCCCGCTGGAGCGGCTACTGGATGATGA harbors:
- the pcaD gene encoding 3-oxoadipate enol-lactonase; amino-acid sequence: MSPLHYLTTRDNARIAYRLDGSAGLPLLVLSNSIGTDLHMWDGQIAALSEHFRVLRYDARGHGASSVPPGPYSLAQLGEDVIELLDALGVQRAHFLGLSLGGFVGQWLALNAPQRIERLVLANTSAWLGSQAQWDARIAEVLEAEDMRGTAATFLGNWFPATWLAQGRPEVEPFRATLLATNRHGLAGSFAAVQETDLRAALRDVRLPTLVIAGQFDTVTAASHGELIAEAIPGACLLRLPAVHLSNIEFPREFEGAVLDFLLAR